In Halobacillus amylolyticus, the following proteins share a genomic window:
- a CDS encoding DUF2929 family protein, translating into MRIVMTIVWAFLLSLMTAYVISNMTGADYSFVQVIVMTILFGGTTIVLGEGVIKEEA; encoded by the coding sequence ATGCGGATTGTTATGACGATAGTATGGGCCTTCTTGTTAAGCCTAATGACAGCATATGTCATCAGTAATATGACTGGAGCAGATTATTCCTTCGTTCAAGTAATAGTTATGACCATTTTGTTCGGTGGTACCACTATTGTGCTTGGTGAAGGAGTTATTAAAGAAGAAGCCTAA
- a CDS encoding undecaprenyl-diphosphate phosphatase produces the protein MQEFWLLIKYLFLGLFQGITEPIPISSSGHLVILQSLMNLELEGLEFLVLVNFGSLIAVLVIYYDDIIRLLKNSVGYLISKDDRQKDDFEFVLYLLIGTVPAGVLGLLFKDFFEQLEYVETVAVALIITGIALWIIRNIRGSKGEGMLTWKDAVIVGLAQAVALIPGISRSGATIVAAMLLGMKQQTALRFSFLLYIPVSLGTMLLSVDELLADDLSTLWLPYLFAFIASVFASYFSLKWFMNIMERGNLKYFAFYCFIVGGLVLFFL, from the coding sequence ATGCAGGAGTTTTGGTTGTTAATTAAGTATTTATTTTTAGGATTATTCCAAGGAATCACAGAACCTATCCCGATATCCTCAAGCGGGCATTTGGTCATCTTACAGTCGTTAATGAACCTGGAACTCGAAGGTCTTGAATTTCTAGTTCTTGTAAATTTCGGATCACTAATAGCTGTCCTTGTGATTTATTATGACGATATTATTCGTTTATTAAAAAATAGTGTCGGCTACCTAATCTCTAAAGATGACAGACAGAAGGACGATTTTGAGTTTGTATTATATTTACTCATTGGTACCGTGCCAGCAGGGGTGCTGGGGTTATTATTTAAGGATTTTTTCGAACAGCTTGAATACGTTGAAACCGTTGCTGTTGCTCTAATTATTACTGGGATTGCATTGTGGATTATTCGTAATATCCGTGGCAGTAAAGGAGAAGGAATGCTAACATGGAAAGATGCGGTTATTGTAGGCCTGGCCCAGGCTGTCGCATTAATTCCGGGCATCAGCCGTTCAGGAGCTACCATTGTAGCGGCTATGCTTCTCGGAATGAAGCAGCAAACAGCCCTGCGCTTCTCGTTCCTGCTTTATATACCAGTAAGTTTAGGAACGATGCTTCTGTCGGTAGATGAATTGCTGGCAGACGATTTATCAACACTCTGGTTACCTTATCTGTTCGCGTTTATTGCTTCTGTCTTTGCTTCTTACTTTTCACTGAAATGGTTTATGAATATTATGGAACGAGGAAATTTGAAATACTTTGCCTTCTATTGCTTCATTGTCGGAGGACTTGTATTGTTTTTCCTTTAA
- the moaD gene encoding molybdopterin converting factor subunit 1 — protein MNRILFFAGLQEKVGQESLELDVTGKTVSEVKEYIGKQFQLDRLNEAMTAVNEEYADNQQKIGEGDVIAFIPPVSGG, from the coding sequence ATGAATCGTATTCTATTTTTTGCCGGATTACAAGAGAAAGTCGGACAAGAAAGTTTGGAGTTAGACGTGACTGGAAAAACAGTTAGCGAAGTAAAAGAATATATAGGGAAGCAGTTTCAGTTGGATCGACTTAATGAAGCAATGACTGCAGTAAACGAAGAGTATGCAGATAATCAGCAGAAGATAGGGGAGGGTGATGTGATCGCATTTATTCCTCCAGTTAGTGGTGGATAA
- a CDS encoding molybdenum cofactor biosynthesis protein MoaE: MSKQFWITDHPISIEEVVKLVSRREAGAINTFIGTVREFTYGKRTLHLEYQAYRPMAEKKLEQLGQEIEERWPDTKTAIAHRIGRLEIEDIAVVIAVSTPHRADSYDASRYAIERIKEIVPIWKKENWEDGEAWIGDQKEQKAYPEGSPKKEDMK, encoded by the coding sequence ATGAGTAAGCAATTTTGGATTACAGATCACCCGATTTCTATCGAAGAAGTTGTTAAACTCGTCTCAAGGCGTGAGGCTGGCGCGATTAACACATTCATAGGTACTGTAAGGGAATTTACATATGGAAAACGAACACTTCATTTAGAGTATCAAGCTTATCGCCCAATGGCTGAGAAAAAGCTTGAACAGCTTGGTCAGGAAATAGAGGAACGCTGGCCGGATACTAAAACAGCCATCGCACACCGGATCGGTCGTTTAGAAATAGAAGACATCGCTGTAGTCATTGCTGTTTCCACCCCGCATCGAGCTGATTCTTATGATGCGAGTCGTTATGCCATAGAGCGAATTAAAGAGATCGTACCCATTTGGAAAAAGGAAAACTGGGAGGATGGGGAAGCATGGATCGGCGATCAGAAGGAACAGAAAGCATACCCAGAAGGCTCACCAAAGAAGGAGGATATGAAATGA
- the mobB gene encoding molybdopterin-guanine dinucleotide biosynthesis protein B — translation MMQAPIFQIVGYKNSGKTTVLCDLIEYGSSIGDQVATIKHHGHKQPLEPMHDQTDSYRLQKAGSFLTGVDSADTFQLEYNHKQSPPLQRLVELYQSFEPDLIVIEGFKKEAYKKAVILKEESDVQLLDLEQVAFVLTWNLEWVKHVDVPVFTMNERKHSIKNIYSIMKGREADE, via the coding sequence ATGATGCAAGCACCCATTTTTCAAATTGTGGGCTATAAAAATAGCGGGAAAACGACTGTGTTATGTGATCTAATTGAATATGGCTCATCGATTGGTGATCAAGTCGCAACGATCAAACACCATGGTCATAAGCAGCCTCTTGAACCGATGCATGACCAGACTGATAGCTACCGTTTACAAAAGGCCGGATCGTTTTTAACAGGTGTAGATAGTGCAGATACCTTTCAGTTAGAATACAATCATAAACAAAGTCCCCCATTGCAGCGATTAGTTGAACTTTATCAATCATTTGAACCAGATCTAATTGTCATAGAAGGTTTTAAAAAGGAAGCCTATAAGAAAGCAGTTATTTTAAAAGAGGAATCAGATGTGCAATTATTGGATTTAGAGCAAGTTGCGTTTGTGTTAACGTGGAACTTGGAATGGGTGAAACATGTTGACGTACCCGTTTTTACGATGAACGAAAGGAAGCATTCGATTAAAAACATATATAGCATCATGAAGGGGAGAGAGGCCGATGAGTAA
- a CDS encoding metal-sulfur cluster assembly factor has protein sequence MDTALEENIMGALENVIDPELGIDIVNLGLVYGADMDDNGNTTVTMTLTAMGCPLAGHIEQDVKRVVADLPEVNEITVNIVWNPPWTKDRMSRYAKIALGIPD, from the coding sequence GTGGATACTGCACTTGAAGAAAATATCATGGGTGCCCTAGAAAATGTTATTGACCCTGAACTGGGTATCGATATCGTTAATCTTGGCCTCGTCTACGGAGCCGATATGGATGATAACGGTAATACAACAGTAACAATGACATTAACGGCAATGGGTTGCCCATTAGCAGGCCATATTGAACAAGATGTTAAACGCGTAGTTGCTGATCTTCCAGAAGTAAATGAAATCACTGTCAATATTGTTTGGAATCCACCATGGACGAAAGACCGGATGAGCCGCTATGCTAAAATTGCTCTCGGCATACCGGATTGA